In Acidobacteriota bacterium, a single window of DNA contains:
- a CDS encoding ATP-binding cassette domain-containing protein has product MSEAFNSAGETPAIAFSDVSMSFDEQRVLSRISFNLERNQMIIITGNSASGKSVLLRLAIGLLQPDEGEIFIGGQEIDQLAENQLLELRSNLMGIAFQEDTLFTGMKVFDNAAYRLVEHNWQEAEVDRAVFEILHFVGLENDMEKLPEELSIGMRRRLELARALAGWPPIMLFDEPTSGLDPINARMILDLVIRARDIHHISSLLVSKELHQIKYIAEHYAAAEGGQVVIRQGAPVEAPEIKIMVLDHGEMIFFGNLSEFENSTLPAVVRFKDRTAVMHEAGTYEKDPWENIAKWKHL; this is encoded by the coding sequence ATGAGCGAAGCATTCAACAGCGCAGGCGAGACCCCTGCGATAGCCTTTAGTGATGTGTCGATGAGTTTCGATGAGCAGCGGGTTTTGAGCCGCATCAGTTTCAACCTTGAACGCAATCAGATGATCATTATCACCGGCAATTCGGCATCCGGGAAATCGGTGTTGCTGCGTCTCGCCATAGGACTTTTGCAACCCGACGAAGGAGAGATTTTTATTGGCGGGCAGGAAATCGACCAGCTTGCGGAAAACCAGTTGCTCGAATTGCGCAGTAACCTGATGGGCATCGCCTTTCAGGAAGACACCTTGTTTACCGGCATGAAGGTTTTCGATAACGCCGCTTATCGACTGGTTGAACACAACTGGCAGGAGGCGGAAGTTGACCGGGCAGTCTTTGAAATTTTGCATTTCGTCGGACTCGAAAACGATATGGAAAAACTGCCGGAAGAGTTGTCCATCGGCATGCGCCGGCGACTGGAATTGGCGCGGGCGCTTGCCGGGTGGCCGCCGATTATGCTCTTTGATGAACCGACCTCCGGGCTTGACCCAATCAATGCCCGCATGATTTTGGATTTGGTGATTCGCGCCCGTGATATTCATCACATCTCATCGCTTCTGGTCAGTAAAGAACTTCATCAAATTAAATATATCGCTGAACATTACGCCGCAGCAGAAGGTGGGCAGGTCGTCATTCGTCAGGGCGCGCCCGTCGAAGCCCCTGAAATTAAAATCATGGTGCTAGACCACGGCGAGATGATTTTTTTCGGCAATCTGTCGGAATTTGAAAACTCTACGTTGCCCGCGGTCGTGCGGTTCAAAGACCGCACTGCCGTGATGCATGAAGCGGGAACTTATGAGAAAGACCCCTGGGAAAATATTGCCAAATGGAAGCACCTTTGA